A genomic region of Runella rosea contains the following coding sequences:
- a CDS encoding DegT/DnrJ/EryC1/StrS family aminotransferase: MIPHLDLKQINRPYQAEIAEAMQRVAESGWYVLGKEVAAFEQSWAAYCGVSHCIGVANGLNALELIFKAFDFPEGSEVIVPANTYIASILSVTSLGLKPVWVEPDPKTFNIDPKKIERKITPKTKAILAVHLYGKCCTMKPIWELAQTYGLKIIEDAAQAHGATYAGLKAGNLSDAAAFSFYPTKNLGALGDAGAVTTNNAELARKISSLRNYGSTIKYYNDHVGTNSRLDELQAAILNVKLRYLDAENIRRRELARYFLSEIKNPDLILPNLKTLYEDAWHLFVVRHPKREEFIDYLMDNGIQATVHYPVPPHKQRAYAEYNHLSLPITEQIHNEVVSLPLHPALTNEEAAYIVQTINQSVLQSHAAVGYYSGV, translated from the coding sequence ATGATACCTCACCTAGACCTAAAGCAAATCAATCGGCCGTATCAGGCTGAAATTGCCGAAGCTATGCAAAGAGTGGCGGAGTCGGGATGGTATGTGTTGGGTAAGGAGGTCGCTGCTTTTGAGCAAAGTTGGGCTGCTTATTGCGGTGTTTCGCATTGTATTGGGGTTGCCAATGGCCTCAATGCGTTGGAATTGATATTTAAGGCCTTTGATTTTCCCGAAGGAAGTGAAGTGATTGTGCCAGCCAATACCTACATTGCGTCGATACTTTCGGTAACGAGTTTGGGGCTGAAACCAGTTTGGGTAGAGCCTGACCCCAAAACGTTTAATATTGACCCTAAAAAAATTGAACGAAAAATTACCCCGAAAACCAAGGCTATTCTGGCCGTGCATCTGTACGGAAAATGCTGCACGATGAAACCCATTTGGGAACTTGCCCAAACCTATGGTTTAAAAATTATTGAAGATGCGGCCCAAGCCCACGGAGCGACTTACGCAGGACTGAAGGCGGGAAATTTGTCGGATGCTGCGGCATTTAGTTTTTACCCAACCAAAAATTTGGGCGCTTTGGGAGATGCGGGCGCCGTGACCACAAATAATGCCGAATTGGCGCGTAAAATCTCAAGCCTGCGCAATTATGGCTCTACCATCAAGTATTACAACGACCATGTAGGCACCAATAGTCGGTTGGATGAATTGCAAGCGGCGATTTTGAACGTCAAGTTGCGGTATTTGGATGCCGAAAACATACGCCGTCGAGAATTGGCCCGTTACTTTCTTTCGGAAATCAAGAATCCTGATTTGATATTACCTAACTTGAAAACCCTTTACGAAGATGCCTGGCACCTTTTTGTAGTAAGGCATCCTAAACGAGAAGAATTTATTGACTATTTAATGGATAATGGCATTCAGGCCACGGTTCATTATCCAGTTCCTCCTCATAAACAAAGAGCGTACGCTGAATATAATCATTTAAGTTTGCCCATTACGGAGCAAATTCACAATGAAGTGGTAAGTCTGCCGCTTCATCCTGCGCTGACCAACGAGGAAGCTGCGTATATCGTTCAAACCATCAATCAATCAGTCCTTCAATCTCATGCTGCTGTCGGTTATTATTCCGGTGTATAA
- a CDS encoding DUF885 family protein produces MPFPKHFLVSAVLTFSGLSAAYAQPSPINSLYKQTSEVHHLMTNYAADRGSLTRFYVVENSPERRQRLEKLTNDYLGQLQKMDFDKLPVDSQVDYVLFQRNLQVDIRELGKEAVEVGQIQPWFPFAEKIYALEKSRRRGAAVNGEQMATEFNALGLEIAEARKAVAKMEKIDPVLAERAAGTATGLKSALKSVFEFYNAYDPNFTWWVPEPYKKVDTLLTSYANLFAKKAKSGAPFKDDGSGINGVAVGRDELIRQLEFEFISYTPEELIDIANKEFAWCDRELLKASREMGFGDDWKKAQEKVKNSMVPVGKQPEMILRLYNESVSFLKQKDLITIPPIAEETWRMAMMSAERQKFSPFFLGGETILISYPTAAMSHEDKLMSMRGNNPHFSRATVHHELIAGHHLQGFMNNRYKTYRRFRTPFWTEGWALYWEMILWDMNFPQSPEDRVGMLFWRMHRCARIIFSLNYHLGKWTPQQCIDFLVDRVGHERANAEGEVRRSFVGGYEPLYQLAYMTGAFQFYALKKELVDTKKMTYKEFHDAVMQQNSLPVDMVRAVMTNKKLSRDYKSSWKFYTPPAVK; encoded by the coding sequence ATGCCCTTCCCCAAACACTTTTTGGTGAGTGCAGTACTGACCTTTTCAGGTTTGTCTGCGGCGTACGCCCAACCTTCCCCCATTAATTCGCTGTACAAACAAACGAGCGAAGTCCACCATTTGATGACTAACTATGCCGCCGACCGGGGAAGCCTGACGCGGTTTTACGTTGTCGAAAACTCTCCCGAACGCCGCCAACGATTGGAAAAACTGACCAATGATTATTTGGGACAGCTCCAAAAAATGGACTTTGATAAATTGCCCGTTGATAGCCAGGTAGACTATGTGTTGTTTCAAAGAAACTTGCAGGTCGATATTCGGGAGCTGGGCAAAGAAGCGGTGGAAGTGGGGCAGATTCAGCCTTGGTTTCCGTTTGCGGAGAAAATTTACGCGTTGGAAAAATCACGCCGACGCGGTGCCGCCGTCAACGGCGAGCAGATGGCCACGGAGTTTAACGCCCTAGGCCTAGAAATAGCCGAAGCGCGCAAGGCCGTGGCAAAAATGGAGAAAATCGACCCCGTTTTGGCCGAGCGAGCCGCTGGCACTGCCACGGGACTAAAATCAGCCCTGAAAAGTGTCTTTGAGTTTTATAATGCTTACGATCCCAACTTTACGTGGTGGGTGCCCGAGCCGTACAAAAAAGTGGATACGCTGCTGACTTCGTATGCTAATCTGTTTGCAAAAAAAGCCAAATCTGGCGCTCCTTTCAAAGACGATGGCAGCGGTATCAATGGGGTAGCGGTAGGGCGCGATGAGCTGATCCGTCAATTAGAATTTGAGTTTATCTCGTATACACCCGAGGAACTCATCGACATTGCCAACAAAGAATTTGCGTGGTGTGACCGCGAATTGCTGAAAGCCTCCCGCGAGATGGGCTTTGGGGATGATTGGAAAAAAGCGCAGGAAAAGGTCAAAAACTCGATGGTGCCAGTGGGTAAACAGCCTGAAATGATTCTGCGGCTTTACAACGAATCGGTGTCATTTTTGAAACAAAAAGATTTGATTACCATTCCGCCCATTGCCGAAGAAACTTGGCGCATGGCGATGATGTCGGCCGAGCGTCAGAAGTTTAGCCCGTTCTTTTTGGGCGGAGAAACAATTCTGATTTCATATCCCACGGCGGCCATGTCGCACGAAGACAAGCTGATGAGCATGCGCGGCAACAACCCGCATTTTTCGCGGGCCACGGTTCACCACGAGCTTATTGCGGGGCATCATTTACAGGGTTTTATGAACAATAGGTACAAAACTTACCGTCGTTTTCGCACACCATTCTGGACCGAAGGTTGGGCGCTGTACTGGGAAATGATCCTGTGGGATATGAATTTTCCGCAGTCGCCCGAAGACCGGGTCGGGATGCTGTTTTGGCGGATGCACCGCTGCGCCCGGATTATCTTCTCGCTCAACTACCACCTCGGCAAATGGACTCCGCAGCAGTGCATTGATTTCCTTGTAGATCGCGTAGGCCACGAGCGCGCCAATGCCGAGGGCGAAGTGCGGCGCTCGTTCGTGGGCGGCTACGAGCCGTTGTATCAACTGGCGTACATGACGGGCGCGTTTCAGTTTTATGCGTTGAAAAAAGAATTGGTCGATACAAAAAAAATGACCTACAAGGAGTTTCACGACGCCGTCATGCAGCAAAACTCCCTGCCCGTAGACATGGTCAGGGCCGTGATGACCAACAAAAAACTGAGTCGCGATTATAAGTCAAGTTGGAAGTTTTATACCCCGCCGGCGGTGAAGTAG
- a CDS encoding M42 family metallopeptidase, which yields MNEKSTEFLYTYLNNASPTGFESSGQQIWLDYLKPYIDDYFVDTYGTAVGVINEGKPYKVVIEAHSDEISWFVNYISDDGYIYVIRNGGSDAVIAPSMRVNLHTKKGVVKGVFGWPAIHVRELAKDTAPKVADLTIDVGATTKQEVLDMGIHVGTVATFSDGLFELNNRYFVGRALDNRIGGFMIAEVARLLDENAINLPFTLYIVNSVQEEIGLRGAEMIVRRLKPDLAICTDVTHDTQSPMYKKKEQGDLKCGSGPVLCYGPAVQNNVLDMLIQVAEEKKIPFQRQAVSRSTGTDTDAFAYATEGVASALISLPLKYMHTTVETVHKEDVQNVINLMYEVLVQLKGDEDFRYLK from the coding sequence ATGAACGAAAAAAGCACCGAATTTTTGTATACCTACCTCAACAATGCTTCGCCCACTGGATTTGAATCGTCGGGACAGCAGATTTGGTTGGATTATTTAAAGCCCTATATTGATGATTATTTTGTGGATACCTACGGAACCGCCGTGGGCGTCATCAATGAAGGAAAACCCTACAAAGTCGTGATTGAAGCCCACTCCGACGAGATTTCGTGGTTTGTTAATTATATTTCAGACGATGGCTATATTTATGTAATCCGTAACGGGGGTTCTGATGCCGTCATTGCGCCTTCCATGCGGGTTAATTTACACACCAAAAAAGGCGTCGTTAAAGGCGTTTTTGGGTGGCCTGCCATCCACGTGCGCGAACTCGCCAAAGATACCGCTCCTAAAGTGGCTGACCTGACGATTGATGTAGGCGCAACCACAAAGCAGGAAGTGCTGGACATGGGTATTCACGTCGGAACGGTGGCTACTTTCTCGGATGGTCTGTTTGAATTGAACAACCGTTATTTTGTAGGACGGGCGTTGGACAACCGCATTGGTGGATTTATGATTGCGGAAGTAGCTCGCTTGTTGGACGAAAACGCCATCAACCTGCCTTTTACGCTTTACATTGTCAACTCGGTACAGGAAGAAATCGGCCTGCGCGGCGCGGAGATGATTGTGCGTCGCCTGAAACCTGACTTGGCCATTTGTACTGACGTAACGCACGATACCCAATCGCCGATGTACAAGAAAAAAGAGCAGGGGGATTTGAAATGCGGAAGCGGCCCAGTACTTTGCTATGGCCCAGCGGTGCAAAATAACGTTTTGGATATGCTGATTCAGGTAGCCGAAGAAAAAAAGATTCCGTTCCAGCGCCAAGCCGTTAGCCGTTCTACTGGAACGGATACCGATGCTTTTGCGTACGCAACGGAAGGGGTGGCTTCGGCTTTAATTTCACTTCCGCTCAAATACATGCACACTACCGTTGAAACGGTTCATAAAGAGGATGTGCAGAATGTCATTAACCTCATGTACGAAGTGTTGGTACAGTTGAAAGGAGATGAGGATTTCCGGTATTTGAAGTGA
- a CDS encoding sugar 3,4-ketoisomerase, producing the protein MPQLIELSTFGDPNGKLTVFEKILPGDIKRAFYIYGVPPGEQRAKHGHKKTWNALIPVAGSCRIIVTSNDSEQIFYLNHPAQCLIIQPGDWHIMDEFSSDAILLVLSNEYYDKEDYVYQKP; encoded by the coding sequence ATGCCCCAACTGATTGAATTAAGTACCTTTGGTGACCCCAATGGAAAGCTTACTGTTTTTGAAAAAATTCTCCCTGGCGATATTAAAAGAGCTTTTTATATCTACGGAGTTCCCCCGGGGGAGCAAAGGGCTAAGCATGGACATAAAAAGACATGGAATGCGCTTATTCCCGTAGCGGGTAGCTGTCGAATCATTGTTACCTCAAATGATAGCGAGCAAATTTTTTATTTAAACCATCCTGCCCAATGTTTAATTATTCAGCCGGGAGATTGGCACATCATGGACGAGTTTTCATCAGATGCCATCCTGCTGGTATTGTCTAACGAATACTACGATAAAGAAGATTACGTATACCAAAAACCATGA
- a CDS encoding class I SAM-dependent DNA methyltransferase yields MIGKYDEYKRMYDAERHLWWYRVLHQKVTKSIKNHFPNRPDISILDAGCGTGGMLMHLLEQGFSTIEGFDFSEDGVAFSQMRGLAVTHHDLTKIAEYKPGQQFDVIICNDVFTYFSDAVIQEIVMGIRTKLKPGGIFITNNNSHEAFSGVHDIVVGGQKRFIKKDLERLVDRAGLSISYATYWSFFLSPLIMAVRAWQRFQLRRGWIDLSKQASDVAVPPFFINIPLYWLVKLEETVLPRASFGSSLFTVMNPASQVKE; encoded by the coding sequence ATGATAGGTAAATACGACGAATATAAACGCATGTATGACGCGGAACGCCATTTGTGGTGGTACCGGGTTTTACATCAGAAGGTGACAAAGAGTATTAAAAATCACTTCCCAAACCGCCCAGATATTTCAATTCTTGATGCAGGCTGTGGCACTGGAGGAATGCTGATGCACTTGCTTGAGCAGGGGTTTTCTACTATTGAAGGGTTCGATTTTTCCGAAGATGGCGTTGCTTTTTCACAAATGAGAGGTTTGGCGGTGACCCATCATGACCTGACAAAGATTGCGGAATACAAGCCTGGGCAGCAATTTGATGTTATTATCTGTAACGATGTTTTTACGTATTTCAGTGATGCCGTGATTCAAGAAATCGTAATGGGTATTCGTACTAAACTTAAACCGGGAGGAATTTTTATTACGAACAATAATTCACATGAGGCTTTTTCGGGGGTACATGATATTGTCGTAGGCGGACAAAAACGTTTTATTAAGAAAGATTTGGAACGATTGGTAGATAGAGCTGGCTTATCCATTTCTTATGCAACTTACTGGAGTTTTTTTCTCTCACCCCTTATTATGGCGGTCCGAGCATGGCAACGTTTTCAATTGCGTCGAGGATGGATAGATTTGTCAAAACAAGCTTCTGATGTAGCAGTACCTCCTTTTTTTATTAATATTCCCCTTTATTGGCTTGTCAAACTGGAAGAGACGGTTTTACCCAGGGCATCGTTCGGGAGTTCCCTTTTTACAGTAATGAATCCTGCCAGTCAGGTAAAGGAGTAA
- a CDS encoding glutamine synthetase beta-grasp domain-containing protein, which yields MAKAKLEYIWLDGYKPTQSLRSKTKIENDFSGKLEDCDMWSFDGSSTEQAPGGSSDCLLKPVFICPDPERSKLGTPAYLVMCEVLNSDGTAHESNGRATIEDGDNDFWFGFEQEYFLWNLETNKPLGFPANGYPAPQGPYYCSVGAQNAFGRDIIEEHLEYCLQAGLNVEGINAEVATGQWEFQIFAKGAQEAGDQIWVARYLLERMGEKYGIGINWHCKPLGATDWNGSGMHANFSNTILRTAGNKETFDKICQAFAPVVAEHIAVYGADNHLRLTGKHETQSIDQFSYGVSDRGASIRIPIVAVKRGWKGYLEDRRPNSAADPYKVAARIIKTVKGVKI from the coding sequence ATGGCAAAGGCTAAATTAGAGTACATCTGGTTGGACGGCTACAAGCCCACCCAAAGTTTGCGTAGTAAAACCAAAATTGAGAACGATTTCTCAGGTAAATTGGAAGATTGCGATATGTGGTCGTTTGATGGTTCTTCAACAGAGCAAGCACCAGGCGGTTCGTCTGATTGTTTATTGAAGCCCGTTTTTATCTGTCCCGATCCAGAGCGTTCAAAATTAGGTACGCCTGCTTATTTGGTGATGTGCGAGGTGCTAAACTCAGATGGTACTGCACATGAGTCTAATGGCCGAGCTACTATCGAAGATGGTGACAATGATTTTTGGTTTGGATTTGAGCAAGAGTATTTCTTATGGAATCTCGAAACTAATAAACCCTTGGGCTTCCCTGCCAATGGTTACCCTGCTCCACAAGGTCCATACTATTGCTCAGTAGGTGCTCAAAACGCCTTTGGACGTGACATCATCGAAGAGCATCTTGAGTATTGTCTTCAGGCGGGTTTGAACGTTGAAGGTATCAATGCCGAGGTAGCAACAGGACAGTGGGAGTTCCAAATTTTCGCTAAAGGTGCCCAAGAAGCAGGTGACCAAATCTGGGTAGCGCGTTATTTGTTAGAGCGCATGGGTGAAAAATACGGCATAGGTATTAACTGGCACTGTAAGCCTCTCGGTGCTACCGACTGGAATGGTTCGGGAATGCACGCTAACTTCTCAAATACTATTTTGAGAACGGCTGGTAATAAAGAAACTTTCGATAAAATTTGTCAAGCGTTTGCTCCAGTAGTAGCTGAGCATATCGCAGTGTATGGTGCGGATAACCACCTCCGTTTGACTGGTAAGCACGAAACACAATCAATTGACCAATTCTCTTACGGTGTATCTGACCGTGGAGCCTCTATTCGTATCCCAATTGTAGCTGTGAAAAGAGGCTGGAAGGGATATTTGGAAGATCGTCGTCCCAACTCGGCTGCCGATCCTTACAAAGTAGCGGCTCGCATTATCAAGACCGTTAAAGGCGTGAAAATCTGA
- a CDS encoding glycosyltransferase family 2 protein — MLLSVIIPVYNSARTIGRLVEHVLETLDKSTLEIILVNDCSRDDSERVCTELAHRFEQVKFISLRRNFGEFNAVMCGLNHASGDYCVMIDDDFQNPPSEILKLMTTAQDHQYDVVFSFYGQKQHSLFRNLGSILVNRLTTWLLEKPKDLYLSSFKLISKPVVQEIIKYKGPYPYIDGLIFRVTRNVGRVQVSHNKREDGQSGYTLRKLTSLFLTILFGYSLKPLRLLTAVGLLFMGLSCIAALVDVVLYAFHAQFFILNSALILLIFFSGMILTALGVVGEYIGRIYMAQSGLPQYIEKSVSK; from the coding sequence ATGCTGCTGTCGGTTATTATTCCGGTGTATAATAGTGCCCGGACCATCGGCAGGCTTGTTGAACATGTACTGGAAACGTTGGATAAAAGTACTCTCGAAATCATTTTGGTCAATGACTGTAGCCGCGACGATTCCGAAAGAGTTTGTACAGAATTGGCGCACCGTTTTGAGCAGGTTAAGTTCATTTCGCTTCGTCGAAACTTCGGGGAGTTTAATGCGGTCATGTGTGGGCTAAACCATGCCTCTGGAGATTACTGCGTAATGATTGACGATGATTTTCAGAACCCTCCTTCCGAAATTCTGAAGTTAATGACCACGGCCCAAGACCATCAATATGATGTTGTTTTTTCGTTTTACGGCCAAAAGCAACATTCATTGTTTCGGAATTTAGGCAGTATATTGGTCAATCGCCTTACCACTTGGCTTTTGGAAAAGCCCAAGGACCTGTATTTGTCGAGCTTCAAGCTTATCTCGAAGCCAGTTGTGCAGGAAATCATTAAGTACAAAGGACCTTATCCTTATATTGACGGATTGATTTTCCGCGTAACGCGCAACGTTGGGCGGGTGCAGGTATCTCATAACAAACGCGAAGATGGGCAGTCGGGCTATACGCTGCGAAAACTGACGTCTTTGTTCCTGACGATTTTGTTTGGTTATTCGCTCAAACCCTTACGTTTACTCACTGCGGTGGGTTTGCTATTTATGGGATTATCATGCATTGCGGCGTTGGTTGATGTAGTGCTTTATGCGTTTCATGCGCAGTTTTTTATTCTTAATTCTGCCCTTATTTTACTGATTTTTTTCAGTGGAATGATTTTGACGGCTTTGGGGGTAGTGGGAGAATACATTGGCCGGATTTATATGGCTCAAAGCGGGCTGCCGCAGTATATCGAGAAAAGTGTTTCTAAATAA
- a CDS encoding PQQ-dependent sugar dehydrogenase — protein sequence MLISVLNSTAQIQAGFVNEYFKGIWNPAEMRVEPAVGIIFDARGRLFAWTKEGRVYVLPNNNSSSSWSLMLDIRSEVKSAFDGGMLGFVLDPDFFTNGFFYVYYSTYVSGGSSQDAAVGRVKRFKANNPNHATLLPTTDYSDPLNKTLIGESNSTGIPITKLSHMGGTLVFGTDNSLIVSTGDGAYYSNFDDGSHIETAYQECLNRGVMTNAENIGANRSQLLNSHCGKLLRIDPNTGDGLPSNPYYNAASPRTAQSRVWARGFRNPFRIMHIPLTGNHTDDPGDFLVGDVGQGDKEEYNMVVESGQNFGWPFKEGMSISHNRPLTQYAPANPIKPIIDYRTGTGRAIKNDTIFNIGSVQVPGINPMEGNSAVAGVYYDKDTYPPAYKNTSFVGDASGIIYNVKLDANYNVQYVNRFAYNLSSLTSMAIDPISGNIYYLAYGSGGSSIYRIRYSPSNQPPIAKIKADITAGSSPLTTAFSALDSYDPDNQTITYQWNFGDGSPVETTLAPHHVFTNAGQTSYKVKLTVTDPNGEKGYDSLYVSLNNTPPVIDSSSIHALNSIAANAAYPITLSAFASDDHTDSAQLTYAWKIMLAHNDHEHLYTTYTNNNQSISLPSLECEKGVATYWIRIYLIVTDQQGLSTTYTKDINLNCVGIQQSITFPAIPDKLTTAPAFTLNATASSTLPISYYLVSGPATLGGSTVTLTGKPGQVKIRATQHGSTLTNYNQAPIVERTFNVTRSITQQTVTLDSVPPKLITSPAFTLNATASSGLAIKYFVVSGPATLSSGNLLTLGQEGTVRVRAVQAGTYTTNGAFAERVFTVTDPCPPARTLTQTLVNGEPMTIQAGQTIQAANLIQSGANVVYQAGAAIELNPGFQAESGSVFKAQIQGCN from the coding sequence ATGCTTATCTCGGTATTAAACAGTACTGCGCAAATTCAAGCTGGCTTTGTTAATGAATATTTCAAAGGCATCTGGAATCCTGCCGAAATGCGTGTTGAACCTGCCGTAGGCATTATATTTGATGCAAGAGGGCGGCTTTTTGCATGGACCAAAGAAGGAAGAGTTTATGTGTTACCCAATAATAATTCATCTAGTTCATGGTCACTGATGCTCGACATCAGGAGTGAAGTAAAAAGCGCCTTTGACGGTGGAATGTTGGGTTTTGTGTTAGATCCCGATTTTTTTACCAATGGCTTTTTTTACGTGTATTATTCCACCTACGTTTCAGGAGGTAGTAGCCAAGATGCCGCCGTAGGGAGGGTCAAACGCTTCAAAGCCAACAACCCAAATCACGCGACCCTTTTGCCAACGACCGATTATTCAGACCCATTGAATAAAACCCTCATCGGCGAAAGCAACTCCACTGGCATACCCATCACAAAACTATCGCACATGGGGGGTACATTGGTGTTTGGTACCGACAATTCGCTCATCGTTTCGACGGGCGACGGTGCATACTACTCCAATTTTGATGATGGTTCTCACATCGAAACCGCCTATCAGGAATGTCTGAATAGAGGCGTAATGACCAACGCCGAAAACATCGGAGCCAATCGCTCTCAACTCCTTAACTCTCATTGTGGTAAGCTCCTACGCATCGACCCCAATACGGGAGACGGCCTACCCTCCAATCCCTACTATAACGCCGCCAGCCCGCGTACCGCCCAGTCGAGGGTGTGGGCCCGAGGGTTTCGAAATCCTTTCCGAATCATGCACATTCCCCTCACGGGCAATCACACCGACGACCCCGGGGATTTTTTGGTGGGTGATGTAGGACAAGGTGATAAAGAAGAATACAATATGGTGGTAGAAAGTGGCCAAAACTTTGGTTGGCCATTTAAAGAGGGGATGTCTATCAGCCACAATCGCCCCCTTACTCAATATGCTCCTGCCAATCCTATCAAACCCATTATTGACTATCGCACAGGAACGGGACGCGCCATTAAAAATGACACTATCTTTAACATAGGCAGCGTACAAGTACCGGGCATCAACCCTATGGAGGGCAACTCAGCCGTTGCTGGTGTTTATTATGATAAAGACACCTATCCACCAGCGTACAAAAACACCTCTTTTGTGGGTGATGCCAGCGGTATCATCTATAACGTAAAACTAGATGCTAACTACAATGTTCAATACGTTAACAGGTTTGCCTATAATCTTTCTAGCCTTACCTCGATGGCCATAGACCCCATTTCTGGGAATATTTACTACCTTGCCTACGGTTCTGGTGGGTCATCAATCTACCGAATACGCTATTCGCCTTCCAATCAACCGCCCATTGCCAAAATCAAGGCTGATATCACGGCAGGCAGCAGCCCTCTCACCACGGCTTTCTCGGCCCTAGACTCCTACGACCCCGACAACCAAACGATTACTTATCAGTGGAATTTTGGCGATGGTAGCCCCGTAGAAACCACCCTTGCCCCTCACCACGTTTTTACGAATGCGGGGCAAACATCGTACAAAGTAAAACTCACGGTGACCGACCCCAACGGCGAAAAAGGCTACGATTCTCTCTATGTAAGCCTCAACAACACCCCTCCCGTCATCGACAGCAGCAGTATTCACGCGCTGAATTCTATTGCGGCCAATGCTGCATACCCCATTACCCTCAGCGCCTTTGCCTCCGACGACCATACCGACAGCGCCCAACTTACGTACGCCTGGAAAATCATGCTCGCCCACAATGACCACGAGCACCTTTATACAACCTACACCAACAACAATCAGAGTATTTCTCTACCTTCTTTAGAATGCGAAAAGGGAGTGGCTACCTACTGGATTCGGATTTATCTCATCGTCACCGACCAGCAAGGGTTATCTACAACCTATACCAAAGACATCAACCTCAATTGTGTGGGTATTCAACAATCCATCACTTTCCCCGCTATCCCCGACAAATTAACGACGGCTCCAGCCTTTACTCTAAATGCTACGGCTAGTTCCACGTTGCCTATTTCCTATTACTTGGTTTCGGGCCCCGCAACCTTAGGCGGCTCAACCGTTACTTTAACTGGAAAACCGGGACAGGTAAAAATTCGGGCCACTCAACACGGAAGCACTCTTACTAACTATAATCAAGCCCCGATTGTGGAGCGCACTTTCAACGTAACGCGGTCCATTACGCAACAAACGGTTACGCTGGATTCTGTCCCGCCCAAGCTAATCACCTCACCTGCTTTTACGCTCAATGCCACTGCTTCGTCGGGGCTGGCCATCAAGTATTTTGTCGTCAGCGGCCCCGCCACCCTTTCGAGTGGAAACCTACTCACGCTTGGGCAGGAAGGCACAGTGCGGGTACGCGCCGTTCAGGCGGGGACTTATACCACCAACGGCGCGTTTGCCGAGCGTGTATTTACCGTCACGGATCCTTGCCCACCAGCACGAACATTGACCCAAACCCTAGTGAACGGTGAACCCATGACGATTCAGGCGGGGCAAACCATCCAAGCCGCCAATCTCATTCAAAGCGGAGCGAATGTTGTTTATCAGGCAGGGGCCGCAATTGAATTAAATCCAGGTTTTCAGGCCGAATCGGGTAGCGTATTTAAAGCTCAAATTCAGGGATGTAATTAA